One window from the genome of Prinia subflava isolate CZ2003 ecotype Zambia chromosome 2, Cam_Psub_1.2, whole genome shotgun sequence encodes:
- the SANBR gene encoding SANT and BTB domain regulator of class switch recombination isoform X1 → MSRGFSENNNFPYDNNQMVLDMILCSLIGVPQPINWDSVARLVPGYTSKECAKRFDELKSSGSSPVDNQYNPLMAAGGSPVETLATYIKSSLLDSQTEFQEPALGQDSITITGRPSAASTRSCSSESEKGPVHNSGESTDETQGPNMVIHVCDEAKNLKEDFVCPRDLLISEMKYFAEYLSVDAQRWEEVDISVHCDVHIFDWLIKYVKRNSKESEANEMPALEPSNVISILISSEFLKMDSLVEKCIHYCHKNMNAIVATPCNMNCINANLVTHIADLFRHNEVEELKDKRDKFKSKLFCKKIERLFDPDYVNPDSRGNAATLYRCCLCKKLLTKETERRIPCVPGKINIDQHGNIVYVHIRDKTWEVHEYLIGLHEELKSWRDVYWRLWGTVNWLTCSRCNQSFLCTEFSHCQYHSQPVLYPGVASALGSPGTGVYPCCNQKVLRFDPTTLPKGCKVRDHMVELPPESEEGAALPSQSEEGAALPSQSEEGAVLPSQSEEGAALPSQTAQILNDLLHHRDVIVVPFTKDENSDSGIGLGDDKGLECDVLVEPNTPWGPKTAEINAFLSLKNWTLQLKQQSLLSEEEEYTTGSEVTEDEVGDEEEVCKKPAGRKEKLKKSYRHPKKAVSSPSVQKREKSSDKSSSRDASPFIVSVQQNKWDASRSLRFNQDAQREDDQRRMSEITGHLIKMRLGDLDRVKSKDSKEYAGGIYSRLEAQIKASAQVSARQNNAEKNPRSKARFGQGRPT, encoded by the exons ATGAGTCGCGGATTCTCAGAAAACAATAACTTCCCCTATGACAACAACCAGATGGTTTTGGATATGATCCTGTGTTCCCTAATTGGTGTTCCTCAGCCTATCAACTGGGACAGTGTGGCAAGGCTGGTTCCAGGATATACATCCAAAGAA TGTGCAAAAAGGTTTGATGAACTAAAAAGCAGTGGAAGTTCACCTGTTGACAACCAATATAATCCCCTGATGGCTGCTGGTGGGAGTCCTGTGGAAACTTTAGCTACGTACATCAAATCCTCCTTGCTCGATTCACAGACAGAGTTTCAGGAGCCTGCTCTCGGGCAGGATTCCATTACTATAACTG GAAGGCCCAGTGCAGCCTCCACAAGGAGCTGTTCTTCAGAATCTGAGAAAGGTCCTGTACATAACAGTGGAGAAAGCACTGACGAAACCCAGGG gcCGAATATGGTGATCCATGTGTGCGATGAAGCCAAAAACCTCAAAGAAGATTTTGTGTGTCCTCGAGACCTTTTGATTTCAGAGATGAAATACTTTGCTGAGTACCTGTCAGTGGATGCCCAGCGCTGGGAGGAGGTGGACATTTCCGTGCACTGTGACGTTCACATCTTTGACTGGCTGATAAAATATGTCAAAAGGAACTCCAAAGAGTCTGAGGCTAACGAGATGCCCGCTTTAG AACCATCAAATGTCATCTCAATCCTTATTTCTTCTGAGTTTTTGAAGATGGATTCATTA GTAGAGAAATGTATTCATTATTGTCACAAAAATATGAATGCTATTGTAGCCACGCCGTGTAACATGAACTGTATCAACGCTAATCTTGTTACACACATTGCTGATCTCTTCAGGCACAATGAGGTGGAAGAGCTGAAGGACAAAAGAGACAAATTTAAGAG TAAACTTTTCTGCAAGAAGATTGAGAGACTGTTTGATCCGGACTATGTAAATCCAGATTCAAGAGGAAATGCAGCAACTTTATACAG gTGTTGTTTATGTAAAAAGCTGCTAACCAAAGAAACTGAAAGGAGAATTCCTTGTGTACCAGGAAAAATCAACATAGACCAACATGGGAACATTGTCTATGTTCATATAAG agaCAAAACCTGGGAAGTGCATGAGTATTTAATTGGCCTTCACGAGGAGCTGAAATCCTGGCGGGATGTTTATTGGCGTCTTTGGGGGACTGTGAACTGGTTAACCTGCTCACGGTGTAACCAG TCTTTCCTGTGCACTGAATTCTCCCACTGCCAGTACCATTCACAGCCAGTTCTGTATCCAGGTGTAGCAAGTGCTCTGGgctcccctggcacaggagtGTATCCCTGCTGTAACCAAAAAGTTCTTCGGTTTGACCCTACAACCCTCCCAAAG GGCTGCAAAGTGAGGGACCACATGGTGGAGTTACCTCCAGAAAGTGAAGAGGGGGCTGCTTTGCCATCTCAGAGTGAAGAGGGGGCTGCTTTGCCATCTCAGAGTGAAGAGGGGGCTGTTTTGCCATCTCAGAGTGAAGAGGGGGCTGCTTTGCCATCTCAGACTGCTCAGATCTTGAATGATCTGCTGCATCATAGAGATGTTATAGTTGTTCCTTTCACTAAGGATGAGAATAG TGATTCTGGTATTGGGCTCGGTGATGACAAAGGCCTTGAATGTGATGTGCTTGTAGAACCAAATACACCGTGGGGCCCCAAAACTGCAGAAATCAATGCT TTTTTGTCTCTGAAGAACTGGACTTTGCAGCTG AAGCAGCAGTCGCTGTTATCTGAAGAGGAGGAGTACACCACGGGCTCAGAGGTCACTGAGGATGAAGTGGGGGATGAAGAAGAAGTGTGCAAGAAACCAG cagggagaaaggaaaaattaaagaaatcctACAGGCACCCAAAGAAAGCTGTTTCTTCACCAAGTGTTCAGAAAAGGGAGAAGTCATCTGATAAG TCAAGTTCCCGAGATGCTTCTCCATTCAT TGTGAGCGTGCAGCAGAACAAATGGGATGCCTCCAGGTCCCTGAGATTCAACCAAGATGCTCAAAGAGAAGATG ATCAGAGAAGAATGTCTGAGATCACAGGGCACTTAATAAAAATGAGACTGGGAGACCTTGATCGAGTCAAGTCCAAAGACAGCAAAGAA TATGCAGGAGGCATTTATTCTAGACTTGAAGCGCAGATAAAAGCCTCAGCACAGGTCAGTGCACGACAAAACAATGCTGAGAAGAATCCCAg GTCAAAAGCCCGTTTTGGTCAAGGCCGTCCAACATAA
- the SANBR gene encoding SANT and BTB domain regulator of class switch recombination isoform X2, translating into MVIHVCDEAKNLKEDFVCPRDLLISEMKYFAEYLSVDAQRWEEVDISVHCDVHIFDWLIKYVKRNSKESEANEMPALEPSNVISILISSEFLKMDSLVEKCIHYCHKNMNAIVATPCNMNCINANLVTHIADLFRHNEVEELKDKRDKFKSKLFCKKIERLFDPDYVNPDSRGNAATLYRCCLCKKLLTKETERRIPCVPGKINIDQHGNIVYVHIRDKTWEVHEYLIGLHEELKSWRDVYWRLWGTVNWLTCSRCNQSFLCTEFSHCQYHSQPVLYPGVASALGSPGTGVYPCCNQKVLRFDPTTLPKGCKVRDHMVELPPESEEGAALPSQSEEGAALPSQSEEGAVLPSQSEEGAALPSQTAQILNDLLHHRDVIVVPFTKDENSDSGIGLGDDKGLECDVLVEPNTPWGPKTAEINAFLSLKNWTLQLKQQSLLSEEEEYTTGSEVTEDEVGDEEEVCKKPAGRKEKLKKSYRHPKKAVSSPSVQKREKSSDKSSSRDASPFIVSVQQNKWDASRSLRFNQDAQREDDQRRMSEITGHLIKMRLGDLDRVKSKDSKEYAGGIYSRLEAQIKASAQVSARQNNAEKNPRSKARFGQGRPT; encoded by the exons ATGGTGATCCATGTGTGCGATGAAGCCAAAAACCTCAAAGAAGATTTTGTGTGTCCTCGAGACCTTTTGATTTCAGAGATGAAATACTTTGCTGAGTACCTGTCAGTGGATGCCCAGCGCTGGGAGGAGGTGGACATTTCCGTGCACTGTGACGTTCACATCTTTGACTGGCTGATAAAATATGTCAAAAGGAACTCCAAAGAGTCTGAGGCTAACGAGATGCCCGCTTTAG AACCATCAAATGTCATCTCAATCCTTATTTCTTCTGAGTTTTTGAAGATGGATTCATTA GTAGAGAAATGTATTCATTATTGTCACAAAAATATGAATGCTATTGTAGCCACGCCGTGTAACATGAACTGTATCAACGCTAATCTTGTTACACACATTGCTGATCTCTTCAGGCACAATGAGGTGGAAGAGCTGAAGGACAAAAGAGACAAATTTAAGAG TAAACTTTTCTGCAAGAAGATTGAGAGACTGTTTGATCCGGACTATGTAAATCCAGATTCAAGAGGAAATGCAGCAACTTTATACAG gTGTTGTTTATGTAAAAAGCTGCTAACCAAAGAAACTGAAAGGAGAATTCCTTGTGTACCAGGAAAAATCAACATAGACCAACATGGGAACATTGTCTATGTTCATATAAG agaCAAAACCTGGGAAGTGCATGAGTATTTAATTGGCCTTCACGAGGAGCTGAAATCCTGGCGGGATGTTTATTGGCGTCTTTGGGGGACTGTGAACTGGTTAACCTGCTCACGGTGTAACCAG TCTTTCCTGTGCACTGAATTCTCCCACTGCCAGTACCATTCACAGCCAGTTCTGTATCCAGGTGTAGCAAGTGCTCTGGgctcccctggcacaggagtGTATCCCTGCTGTAACCAAAAAGTTCTTCGGTTTGACCCTACAACCCTCCCAAAG GGCTGCAAAGTGAGGGACCACATGGTGGAGTTACCTCCAGAAAGTGAAGAGGGGGCTGCTTTGCCATCTCAGAGTGAAGAGGGGGCTGCTTTGCCATCTCAGAGTGAAGAGGGGGCTGTTTTGCCATCTCAGAGTGAAGAGGGGGCTGCTTTGCCATCTCAGACTGCTCAGATCTTGAATGATCTGCTGCATCATAGAGATGTTATAGTTGTTCCTTTCACTAAGGATGAGAATAG TGATTCTGGTATTGGGCTCGGTGATGACAAAGGCCTTGAATGTGATGTGCTTGTAGAACCAAATACACCGTGGGGCCCCAAAACTGCAGAAATCAATGCT TTTTTGTCTCTGAAGAACTGGACTTTGCAGCTG AAGCAGCAGTCGCTGTTATCTGAAGAGGAGGAGTACACCACGGGCTCAGAGGTCACTGAGGATGAAGTGGGGGATGAAGAAGAAGTGTGCAAGAAACCAG cagggagaaaggaaaaattaaagaaatcctACAGGCACCCAAAGAAAGCTGTTTCTTCACCAAGTGTTCAGAAAAGGGAGAAGTCATCTGATAAG TCAAGTTCCCGAGATGCTTCTCCATTCAT TGTGAGCGTGCAGCAGAACAAATGGGATGCCTCCAGGTCCCTGAGATTCAACCAAGATGCTCAAAGAGAAGATG ATCAGAGAAGAATGTCTGAGATCACAGGGCACTTAATAAAAATGAGACTGGGAGACCTTGATCGAGTCAAGTCCAAAGACAGCAAAGAA TATGCAGGAGGCATTTATTCTAGACTTGAAGCGCAGATAAAAGCCTCAGCACAGGTCAGTGCACGACAAAACAATGCTGAGAAGAATCCCAg GTCAAAAGCCCGTTTTGGTCAAGGCCGTCCAACATAA